In Halorussus limi, a genomic segment contains:
- a CDS encoding LEA type 2 family protein: MLGSIKSALLGSKLRVLVTVVVALGVVGGGGLSLGLLGAPSVGGIHNSFGNVTEETTEIRTDLVVRNPNPVGVNLGGVSVSYDVTMNGVAMANGTKEGVSVGTGNSTVALSTEMRNDRIPAWWASHVRNGEKTALRVDASVRSQTLGRSFQAPPVEREISTDVISQFNSSEPRPINAEQPLVSDPVGYVNETSAQWGTVTESETPIDMRFTVYNAKTLPMAITELGYTITMNNITVGNGSSETGHVIEGHSTETIETRTAIENAKLDEWWVSHLENDQVTQLRIDFYAEIELGGETFRVPLDELTYRKTVETDIFGNKAESDGSASAGESGTADDSESGGETTSDGSATTANDDSATTTADGDTTTTTTTATTTTTADDGTTTGEDTTTTDDGLLSLSEAGLR; this comes from the coding sequence ATGCTCGGGAGCATCAAGTCAGCGTTACTCGGAAGCAAGCTTCGTGTACTGGTCACGGTGGTGGTGGCCCTCGGCGTCGTCGGGGGCGGAGGCCTCTCGCTCGGACTCCTCGGCGCGCCGAGCGTCGGCGGCATCCACAACAGTTTCGGCAACGTGACCGAGGAGACGACGGAGATTCGGACCGACCTCGTGGTCCGGAATCCCAATCCCGTCGGCGTCAACCTCGGCGGGGTGTCGGTCTCCTACGACGTGACGATGAACGGCGTGGCGATGGCCAACGGCACCAAGGAGGGCGTCTCGGTCGGCACCGGCAACAGCACCGTGGCGCTCAGCACCGAGATGCGCAACGACCGGATTCCGGCGTGGTGGGCCAGCCACGTCCGGAACGGCGAGAAGACCGCGCTCCGGGTTGACGCGTCGGTTCGTTCGCAGACACTCGGACGGAGTTTCCAAGCCCCGCCGGTCGAGCGCGAGATTTCGACCGACGTCATCTCGCAGTTCAACTCCTCGGAACCGCGGCCCATCAACGCCGAGCAACCGCTGGTCTCGGACCCGGTCGGCTACGTCAACGAGACCAGCGCGCAGTGGGGTACGGTGACGGAGTCCGAGACGCCCATCGACATGCGCTTCACCGTCTACAACGCCAAGACGCTCCCGATGGCGATTACCGAACTCGGCTACACCATCACGATGAACAACATCACGGTCGGCAACGGGTCGAGCGAGACCGGCCACGTCATCGAGGGCCACAGCACCGAGACCATCGAGACTCGGACGGCTATCGAGAACGCGAAACTCGACGAGTGGTGGGTCTCGCACCTCGAAAACGACCAAGTGACCCAGCTCCGCATCGACTTCTACGCCGAAATCGAACTCGGGGGCGAGACGTTCCGCGTGCCGCTGGACGAACTGACCTACCGGAAGACAGTCGAGACCGACATCTTCGGCAACAAGGCCGAGTCTGACGGGTCCGCAAGCGCCGGCGAGTCGGGAACTGCCGACGACTCGGAGTCGGGCGGAGAGACGACGAGCGACGGTTCGGCGACCACCGCGAACGACGACTCGGCGACGACGACGGCAGACGGTGATACTACCACTACCACCACTACCGCCACCACCACGACTACCGCGGACGACGGCACGACCACCGGCGAGGACACGACGACCACCGACGACGGCCTCCTCTCGCTGTCCGAGGCCGGACTCCGATAG
- a CDS encoding DUF7525 family protein, giving the protein MAEHETVASDKGIGLATLFTLLAAGSTVAMFVEPGSEIAAWGFAAAVTAGLLAVAAVHLYW; this is encoded by the coding sequence ATGGCCGAACACGAGACTGTCGCGAGCGACAAGGGCATCGGACTCGCCACGCTGTTCACGCTGCTGGCTGCGGGGTCGACGGTAGCGATGTTCGTGGAACCGGGCAGCGAAATCGCCGCGTGGGGCTTCGCGGCCGCCGTGACCGCGGGCCTCCTCGCGGTCGCCGCAGTTCACCTCTACTGGTAA
- a CDS encoding DUF7123 family protein: protein MTDYSDEERRILAYLRESVSKGERYFRSKNIAEQLGLSSKQVGVRLPELAEKSEEVDIEKWGRAKSTTWKVTLG, encoded by the coding sequence ATGACTGACTACAGCGACGAGGAACGGCGCATCCTCGCGTACCTCCGCGAGAGCGTCTCGAAAGGCGAGCGTTACTTCCGCTCGAAGAACATCGCCGAGCAGCTCGGCCTCTCGTCGAAGCAGGTCGGTGTCCGGCTTCCGGAACTCGCGGAGAAGAGCGAGGAGGTCGACATCGAGAAGTGGGGCCGCGCGAAGTCCACGACGTGGAAGGTAACGCTGGGCTAG
- a CDS encoding CoxG family protein — protein MTVRVERTFDLGVSPENVWEFIADPEKRASVISVVKDYEQTGENSSIWHIRVPIPFLDKTVPVRTEDVERDPPRYVKFVGRSSALRVTGEHEIQETETGSRLINRFTVEGKVPGIERYFSKNLDDELDNLEAALREEATA, from the coding sequence ATGACTGTCCGGGTAGAGCGGACCTTCGACCTCGGGGTTTCGCCGGAGAACGTGTGGGAGTTCATCGCGGACCCGGAGAAGCGCGCGAGCGTCATCAGCGTCGTAAAGGACTACGAACAGACCGGCGAGAACTCTTCCATCTGGCACATCCGGGTTCCGATTCCGTTCCTCGACAAGACAGTCCCGGTCCGGACCGAGGACGTGGAGCGCGACCCGCCGCGGTACGTCAAGTTCGTCGGCCGGTCGTCGGCGCTCCGCGTGACGGGGGAACACGAGATTCAGGAGACCGAGACCGGGAGCCGACTTATCAACCGGTTCACCGTAGAGGGGAAGGTGCCCGGTATCGAGCGCTACTTCAGCAAGAATCTGGACGACGAACTCGACAACCTCGAAGCCGCGCTTCGGGAGGAGGCGACGGCGTGA
- a CDS encoding nitrilase-related carbon-nitrogen hydrolase: MRVALAQLEIEGSAVEANRERAETAIAEAADRGADLVALPEIFNVGYFAFDAYQRAAEPVEGPTLGRIADAAREHGVGVLAGSIVEDLAETESVETPADEGLANTSVLFDRDGERLAVYRKHHLFGYESAEAQMLVPGETLGVAEFDGVTVGTTTCYDLRFPELYRDIAEAGADLVLVPSAWPYPRVEHWKLLPRARAVENQFFVATVNGSGDFEDASLLGRSTAYDPWGTTLASTDDDPDLVVTDVDVDQVEAVRDEFPAWHDRRI, translated from the coding sequence GTGAGAGTCGCGCTAGCGCAACTCGAAATCGAAGGTAGCGCGGTCGAGGCCAATCGCGAGCGCGCCGAGACCGCTATCGCCGAGGCCGCCGACCGCGGCGCGGACCTCGTGGCGCTTCCCGAAATCTTCAACGTCGGCTACTTCGCGTTCGACGCTTACCAGCGCGCGGCCGAACCCGTGGAGGGGCCGACGCTCGGACGCATCGCGGACGCGGCCCGCGAACACGGCGTGGGCGTCCTCGCGGGGAGCATCGTGGAGGACCTCGCCGAGACCGAGAGCGTCGAGACTCCCGCCGACGAAGGACTGGCGAACACGTCGGTCCTGTTCGACCGCGACGGCGAGCGCCTCGCGGTCTACCGCAAGCACCACCTGTTCGGCTACGAGTCGGCTGAGGCCCAGATGCTCGTGCCCGGCGAGACGTTGGGCGTCGCCGAGTTCGACGGCGTGACGGTCGGAACGACGACCTGCTACGACCTCCGGTTTCCGGAACTCTACCGCGACATCGCCGAGGCGGGCGCGGACCTCGTCCTCGTGCCGAGCGCGTGGCCCTACCCCCGCGTCGAACACTGGAAGCTGCTACCCCGCGCTCGCGCCGTCGAGAACCAGTTCTTCGTGGCGACCGTCAACGGGTCGGGCGACTTCGAGGACGCCTCCCTGCTCGGGCGCTCGACGGCGTACGACCCGTGGGGCACGACGCTGGCCAGCACGGACGACGACCCCGACCTCGTCGTGACCGACGTGGACGTAGACCAGGTCGAGGCGGTTCGCGATGAGTTCCCCGCGTGGCACGACCGGCGAATCTGA
- a CDS encoding DUF7344 domain-containing protein — protein sequence MFDLLGNSRRRRILRHLLDERQITLTDLSARIAAWENDTPVADLTSRERKQVYSSLYQTHVPRLSEHGLVEYDSEERLVSLTGDADRIRRFLEVEAPDRTGFSHQWSRYFLWTAVVGSAVIAGNWLGTAPTTHVTTESLYGVLTVVFMMLSISFVMAVEGPKLLRLGN from the coding sequence ATGTTCGACCTACTGGGCAACTCCCGGCGGCGGCGAATCCTCCGCCACCTGTTGGACGAGCGCCAAATCACCCTGACCGACCTGAGCGCGCGCATCGCGGCGTGGGAGAACGACACCCCCGTCGCCGACCTGACCTCGCGCGAGCGAAAGCAGGTGTACTCGTCGCTCTACCAGACCCACGTTCCGCGCCTGAGCGAACACGGACTGGTCGAGTACGACTCCGAGGAACGACTGGTCTCGCTGACCGGCGACGCCGACCGAATCCGGCGATTCCTCGAAGTCGAGGCGCCCGACCGCACCGGATTCTCCCACCAGTGGAGTCGCTACTTCCTCTGGACCGCCGTCGTCGGGAGCGCGGTCATCGCGGGCAACTGGCTCGGCACGGCCCCGACGACGCACGTGACGACCGAGAGCCTCTACGGCGTCCTCACGGTCGTGTTCATGATGCTCAGCATCTCGTTCGTGATGGCCGTCGAGGGGCCGAAACTGCTCCGCCTCGGGAACTGA